From Thermoanaerobaculia bacterium, the proteins below share one genomic window:
- a CDS encoding endonuclease V, translated as MEADSSSSSDCFLIGLDASYSRDDSLQIGAAVALRFPRLDVVSVTVAYQRDPAPYRPGFFSEREGDLFLSLIDTLAFHPEVVFVHGHGRVHPKRSGLAVYVGERCSLPTVGVADQPLCGTWKEPEPYRGDHSLIVAGNEILGARVRTVRDVRPVTVSTGFGILLEDAIDWVLKTSIKFRMPEPIRQAHMGAGKARKNKIQEERKS; from the coding sequence ATGGAAGCAGACTCTTCATCTTCGTCAGACTGCTTCCTGATCGGTCTCGATGCCTCCTACTCCAGGGATGACTCTCTTCAGATAGGGGCCGCTGTCGCCCTTCGATTTCCCCGGTTAGATGTCGTCTCCGTTACTGTCGCATATCAACGCGATCCTGCACCCTATCGTCCCGGATTCTTCTCGGAACGTGAGGGAGATCTCTTTCTTTCTCTTATCGATACGCTTGCGTTTCATCCAGAGGTTGTCTTTGTTCACGGTCACGGCAGGGTGCATCCGAAACGGTCCGGCCTGGCGGTTTACGTAGGCGAACGTTGTTCCCTGCCAACGGTGGGGGTGGCGGATCAGCCACTCTGCGGAACCTGGAAGGAGCCGGAGCCTTACCGTGGGGACCATTCCCTTATCGTTGCCGGGAATGAGATTCTTGGTGCCCGGGTTCGCACGGTGCGGGATGTGCGTCCTGTCACCGTATCGACCGGCTTTGGAATTCTACTTGAGGACGCCATCGATTGGGTCCTGAAAACCAGTATAAAATTCCGAATGCCCGAACCGATTCGACAGGCCCACATGGGAGCGGGAAAGGCCCGAAAAAACAAGATTCAGGAGGAGCGAAAATCATGA
- a CDS encoding HD domain-containing phosphohydrolase, with translation MTQVHVYVQKGINSSMLQQATALFPMEWHASIPEGGNYHLPALILCLEPPDGSLPRGMGICRIGSGAQDHGSFRIRNEKDIEGFSRGLFRILPTLMAAADHSYTKEFVDIGILLAAEKDLDRLLDLILTKVRQLTCSDAASLYLVRGEDADRHLIFKLAQNDSCPLSLKEVKLPLSKESLAGYVAITGETLRIDDAYQLPEGVPYSINRSIDRSSNYRSKSMLVIPMTNHQGEIIGVLQLINRKPDSHLLLSAPEIAEREVLPYDEEIQERITALANMAAVAIENSQLYDSIRNLFEGFVQASVTAIEQRDPTTKGHSLRVSILTVEVAKIIDRLSTRPFRDVKFSSAMIQEIKWAALLHDFGKVGVREEVLVKAKKLYPYERERVEQRFRYMRKAVEADILREKLNLLLEGNGADLSSLDLKQADLIHTLDAYLEAILKADLPTVLPEGDFEFLQKIQRWIYETSNGERLVALEPKEAQILSIRKGSLDERERLEIESHVTHTYNFLKKIPWTKDLKHIPEIAYRHHEKLNGRGYPLGLGAPEIPIQSRIMTVADIFDALSASDRPYKKAVPVDRALDILRMEAGDGQLDSEIVEVFIDAEIWKQTLHLRQTAS, from the coding sequence TTGACACAGGTTCATGTCTATGTTCAGAAGGGGATCAATTCATCGATGCTTCAGCAGGCCACAGCCCTGTTCCCCATGGAGTGGCATGCCTCTATTCCGGAGGGGGGAAATTATCACCTTCCAGCCCTCATTCTCTGCCTGGAACCACCGGACGGGTCTCTTCCTCGCGGTATGGGGATCTGCAGGATCGGTTCGGGAGCTCAGGATCACGGATCCTTCCGGATTCGAAATGAGAAGGATATTGAAGGTTTTTCAAGGGGGCTCTTTCGGATTCTGCCCACACTCATGGCGGCAGCGGACCATTCGTATACCAAGGAGTTTGTGGATATCGGCATCCTCCTTGCGGCGGAAAAGGATCTCGATCGCCTGCTCGACCTGATTCTGACCAAAGTGCGCCAGCTGACTTGCTCGGACGCCGCCAGCCTCTATCTCGTTCGGGGAGAAGATGCAGATCGACACCTGATTTTCAAGCTGGCCCAGAATGACTCCTGCCCCCTGTCCCTGAAAGAGGTAAAGCTTCCTCTTTCCAAGGAAAGCCTTGCGGGCTATGTGGCCATCACGGGGGAAACCCTTCGCATCGATGATGCCTACCAGCTTCCCGAAGGGGTTCCCTACTCGATAAACCGTTCCATTGACAGGTCATCCAACTATCGTTCCAAATCGATGCTGGTCATTCCCATGACCAACCATCAGGGCGAAATTATCGGAGTTCTCCAGCTGATCAACCGGAAGCCCGATTCGCACCTTCTCCTCTCCGCGCCGGAGATTGCCGAGCGGGAAGTACTTCCCTATGATGAGGAAATCCAGGAACGGATTACTGCCCTTGCCAATATGGCCGCCGTTGCCATCGAAAACAGCCAGCTCTACGATTCCATCCGCAATCTCTTTGAGGGTTTTGTTCAGGCATCGGTGACGGCGATCGAGCAGCGGGATCCGACGACAAAAGGGCACTCTCTCCGGGTCAGCATCCTGACAGTCGAGGTGGCCAAAATTATCGATCGGCTTTCCACCCGACCCTTTCGTGACGTGAAGTTTTCTTCTGCCATGATCCAGGAGATCAAATGGGCGGCGCTTCTGCACGACTTCGGAAAGGTTGGTGTCAGGGAGGAAGTTCTTGTCAAGGCTAAGAAACTCTACCCGTACGAAAGAGAACGGGTCGAACAGAGGTTCCGATACATGCGGAAAGCCGTGGAAGCCGATATCCTGAGGGAAAAACTGAACCTTCTCCTTGAGGGAAACGGAGCGGATCTTTCCAGTCTCGATCTGAAGCAGGCCGATTTAATTCATACCCTGGATGCTTACCTTGAAGCCATTCTGAAAGCCGATCTGCCGACGGTATTACCCGAGGGAGATTTTGAATTTCTCCAGAAAATACAGCGATGGATCTATGAAACTTCCAATGGCGAGCGACTCGTTGCGCTGGAACCCAAGGAGGCACAGATACTTTCGATTCGCAAGGGATCCCTCGATGAGCGGGAACGCCTGGAGATCGAGTCCCATGTGACCCACACCTACAATTTCCTGAAAAAGATCCCCTGGACGAAGGATCTTAAGCATATCCCTGAAATTGCCTACCGTCACCATGAAAAGCTGAACGGGCGGGGATATCCCCTGGGTCTGGGTGCACCGGAGATTCCCATCCAATCCAGGATTATGACGGTTGCCGACATCTTTGACGCCCTGTCCGCTTCCGATCGTCCCTACAAGAAAGCGGTGCCCGTGGATCGGGCCCTCGATATCCTCAGGATGGAAGCAGGGGATGGTCAACTGGACTCTGAAATTGTCGAGGTTTTTATCGATGCAGAGATATGGAAGCAGACTCTTCATCTTCGTCAGACTGCTTCCTGA
- the secA gene encoding preprotein translocase subunit SecA, whose product MINKLLVKIIGTENERVLKRILPLVSAVNDVEGRFKPLSNDQLRAMTGEFRQKLDQGATTDDILVDAFAVVREAARRSLHMRHFDVQVIGAKVLYDGKIAEMRTGEGKTLVATMPAYLRALEGRGVHVVTVNDYLARRDTEWMGQIYRFLGLSVGTIQAGLTDSQRQEAYGADITYGTNNEFGFDYLRDNMKFSIESMVQRPHYYAIVDEVDSILIDEARTPLIISGPSEESTEIYYRVNRIIPKLVRGEEIAERQGEKRVTGDFIVDEKARSVTLTEEGVAKVENLLRVRNLYDPSNMDLLHAAQQGLKAHALFNRDVDYIVKDGEVIIVDEFTGRLMPGRRWSDGLHQAVEAKEGVKIERENQTLATITFQNYFRMYEVLAGMTGTAETEAAEFSQIYKLDVVVIPTNRPMVRKDHPDIIYRTKIEKWRAVVEEIAQLNEVGQPVLVGTISIENSELLSKLLRKRKVPHVVLNAKYHEREAEIVAQAGRKGAVTIATNMAGRGTDILLGGNPEFLARKDVHPEEGQEKFDRKVEDFRELCSRERDDVLSIGGLHILGTERHESRRIDNQLRGRSGRQGDPGTSRFYLSLEDDLMRIFASDRVSSIMQKLGMKENIPIESKMVSRAIERAQKQVEMHNFDIRKHLLEYDDVMNKQREAIYTMRREILDGKMGKEYLLEVGRNILDYQVDQNCPKNIDPDDWTLDAIIREIRRYFGINLEEELETLKTLGIDELKEHLWSRVESSYNLRRETYGDEMLDNHERFIMLAVVDHQWKDHLLALDHLKEGIGMRAYGQRDPLVEYKRESFDIFQAMMDRIEDQIIQYGFQMEPVGMAEARAMRRAPSEVHYSQPEQPAPTVQRPQEPNRPQAVVETIRRAGPRVGRNDPCPCGSGKKYKHCCGVNA is encoded by the coding sequence ATGATCAACAAACTCCTTGTCAAGATCATCGGAACGGAAAATGAACGCGTTTTAAAGCGGATTCTGCCTCTGGTCTCTGCGGTCAACGATGTGGAAGGACGGTTCAAGCCTCTTTCCAATGACCAGCTCCGGGCCATGACGGGGGAGTTCCGCCAGAAACTTGACCAGGGTGCGACTACGGATGACATTCTGGTCGATGCCTTTGCGGTCGTGCGGGAAGCAGCACGCCGCAGCCTCCATATGCGCCACTTCGATGTTCAGGTGATCGGTGCAAAGGTTCTCTACGATGGAAAGATCGCAGAGATGAGAACGGGTGAAGGAAAAACCCTCGTTGCAACGATGCCGGCCTACCTGCGTGCGCTGGAGGGGAGGGGGGTACACGTCGTCACGGTCAATGATTACCTGGCCCGTCGTGATACCGAATGGATGGGGCAGATCTATCGATTTCTTGGCCTTTCCGTGGGAACCATCCAGGCCGGCCTGACCGACAGTCAGAGGCAGGAAGCCTACGGTGCCGATATTACCTATGGGACCAATAACGAGTTCGGGTTCGATTACCTCCGGGATAACATGAAGTTTTCCATTGAATCGATGGTCCAGCGTCCCCACTACTACGCGATCGTGGACGAAGTGGACTCGATCTTGATTGACGAGGCCAGAACACCGCTCATTATTTCCGGACCCTCAGAAGAATCGACAGAAATCTATTACCGGGTCAATCGAATTATCCCAAAACTGGTTCGTGGAGAAGAAATCGCAGAACGACAGGGGGAAAAACGGGTGACGGGGGATTTTATCGTGGACGAGAAGGCCCGTTCCGTCACGCTCACCGAAGAAGGTGTGGCAAAAGTCGAAAATCTTCTTCGAGTCCGTAATCTCTACGACCCGTCCAATATGGATCTTCTCCATGCAGCCCAGCAGGGCCTCAAGGCTCACGCCCTCTTCAACCGGGATGTTGACTATATTGTCAAGGATGGAGAGGTCATCATCGTGGATGAATTTACGGGCCGTCTTATGCCGGGACGCCGATGGAGCGACGGACTGCATCAGGCGGTGGAAGCGAAAGAGGGAGTCAAAATCGAGCGGGAGAATCAGACCCTCGCGACCATCACTTTTCAAAACTACTTTCGCATGTATGAAGTTCTGGCGGGAATGACGGGGACAGCTGAAACGGAAGCCGCGGAATTTTCTCAGATTTATAAGCTGGATGTTGTCGTGATTCCGACCAACCGACCGATGGTCCGAAAGGACCATCCCGATATCATTTACCGGACAAAAATCGAAAAGTGGCGGGCTGTCGTTGAAGAGATCGCGCAGCTTAACGAAGTGGGACAGCCCGTTCTCGTGGGCACCATCTCCATCGAAAATTCCGAACTTCTTTCAAAATTGCTCCGAAAGAGAAAAGTGCCCCACGTCGTCCTCAATGCCAAATACCATGAACGGGAAGCGGAAATTGTCGCCCAGGCCGGGCGAAAGGGTGCGGTAACGATTGCCACCAATATGGCAGGGCGAGGGACCGATATTCTCCTGGGAGGAAACCCGGAATTTCTGGCACGAAAGGATGTGCACCCGGAGGAGGGACAGGAAAAATTTGACCGGAAGGTGGAAGATTTCCGGGAATTATGTTCCCGGGAACGGGATGACGTTCTTTCAATTGGCGGGCTTCATATTCTGGGTACGGAGCGGCATGAGTCCCGTCGGATCGACAATCAGCTTCGAGGTCGTTCCGGCCGACAGGGTGATCCCGGAACGAGTCGCTTTTACCTCTCACTGGAAGACGATCTGATGCGAATCTTCGCCTCGGACCGTGTTTCCTCCATCATGCAGAAGCTTGGTATGAAAGAGAACATACCCATAGAGAGCAAGATGGTTTCCCGCGCCATTGAGCGGGCCCAAAAGCAGGTCGAGATGCACAATTTTGACATTCGGAAGCACCTTCTCGAATACGATGACGTCATGAACAAACAGAGGGAAGCCATCTATACGATGCGGAGAGAAATCCTGGACGGGAAAATGGGGAAGGAGTATCTCCTGGAGGTAGGCCGAAATATTCTTGATTATCAGGTTGATCAAAATTGCCCGAAGAATATCGATCCCGATGACTGGACCCTTGATGCCATTATTCGGGAGATCCGTCGATACTTTGGAATCAACCTGGAAGAAGAGCTTGAAACGCTGAAAACTCTTGGAATCGATGAGCTCAAAGAACACCTGTGGAGCCGTGTTGAATCTTCTTACAATCTCCGCAGGGAAACGTACGGGGATGAGATGCTGGACAACCACGAACGCTTTATCATGCTGGCTGTCGTGGATCACCAGTGGAAGGATCACCTTCTTGCCCTGGACCATCTCAAAGAGGGAATCGGGATGAGAGCATACGGACAGAGAGATCCCCTGGTTGAATACAAGAGGGAGAGCTTCGATATCTTCCAGGCCATGATGGATCGCATTGAAGATCAGATTATTCAATATGGATTTCAAATGGAGCCTGTCGGAATGGCAGAGGCCCGGGCCATGCGAAGAGCACCCTCGGAAGTGCATTACTCGCAACCGGAACAGCCGGCTCCCACGGTACAGAGACCCCAGGAACCCAACCGACCCCAGGCGGTCGTGGAAACGATTCGCCGTGCCGGCCCCAGGGTGGGCAGAAATGATCCCTGTCCCTGTGGTAGCGGTAAAAAATACAAGCACTGCTGTGGAGTCAACGCATGA
- the guaB gene encoding IMP dehydrogenase, with the protein MSLPSIPIGLTFDDVLLLPGESRVHPAEVSVQSRLTRAIGLNIPIISAAMDTVTESRLAIAIAQQGGLGVIHKNLSIESQAAEVDMVKRYESGMIVDPVTVRPEQQVLEALDLMERYRISGLPVVDDKGKLVGILTNRDLRFETNKDRLIREVMTSGNLVTVPQGTTLEQAKELLHKHKIEKLPVVDNRGFLKGLITVKDIQKKLEFPTSCKDQQGRLRVAAAIGVSQDALDRAAALMDAKVDCIVIDSSHAHSKGVLDLVGKFRNVYPSFPLIAGNVATYEGAKALCELGVDGIKIGIGPGSICTTRVVTGGGVPQLTAISECRRAVEGRDVTLIADGGIKFSGDIVKAIASGANVVMIGSLFAGAEESPGEVILYKGRAFKSYRGMGSIGAMKIGSKDRYFQESSELAKLVPEGVEGQVPYKGSLASIIHQMIGGLRAGMGLSGCASIEELRTRARFIQITFAGLRESHVHDVTITKESPNYQSESWLSGGKD; encoded by the coding sequence ATGAGCCTACCATCCATTCCCATCGGTTTGACCTTTGATGACGTGCTTCTGCTTCCCGGCGAATCCAGGGTTCATCCCGCGGAGGTAAGCGTACAGAGCCGCCTTACCCGCGCCATCGGATTGAATATTCCGATTATTTCGGCTGCGATGGATACGGTTACGGAAAGTCGTCTTGCCATTGCCATTGCGCAGCAGGGAGGCCTGGGGGTGATTCACAAAAACCTATCCATTGAATCGCAGGCCGCAGAAGTGGATATGGTAAAGCGATACGAGTCGGGTATGATTGTCGATCCCGTCACGGTTCGTCCGGAACAGCAGGTTTTGGAAGCCCTGGATCTGATGGAACGCTATCGGATTTCAGGTCTTCCCGTTGTGGACGATAAGGGAAAACTTGTTGGAATTCTTACTAATCGGGATCTCCGGTTCGAAACCAATAAGGATCGTCTTATTCGTGAAGTGATGACATCCGGTAATCTGGTCACCGTTCCGCAGGGTACGACCCTTGAGCAGGCAAAGGAGCTTCTCCATAAACATAAGATCGAAAAGCTTCCTGTCGTTGATAACAGGGGATTTCTCAAAGGGCTTATCACCGTTAAGGATATCCAGAAAAAGCTCGAATTTCCCACGTCATGCAAAGATCAGCAGGGGCGTCTGCGGGTTGCGGCCGCCATCGGTGTGTCTCAGGATGCCCTGGATCGGGCTGCGGCCCTCATGGACGCAAAGGTCGATTGTATCGTGATTGACAGTTCCCATGCCCACAGTAAGGGTGTCCTGGACCTCGTAGGGAAATTCAGAAACGTATATCCTTCCTTTCCCCTGATAGCCGGAAACGTCGCGACGTATGAAGGTGCCAAAGCTCTGTGTGAGCTGGGAGTGGACGGGATTAAAATTGGTATCGGTCCCGGTTCGATCTGCACGACCCGGGTCGTAACCGGTGGAGGCGTACCGCAGCTTACCGCCATTTCGGAGTGCCGCAGGGCCGTGGAAGGCCGTGATGTCACCCTGATCGCTGATGGTGGAATCAAATTTTCCGGTGACATTGTCAAGGCCATTGCGTCCGGAGCAAATGTTGTGATGATCGGATCTCTCTTTGCGGGGGCGGAGGAAAGCCCGGGAGAGGTGATTCTGTACAAGGGTCGAGCTTTTAAGTCATACCGGGGAATGGGATCCATCGGAGCGATGAAAATCGGCTCAAAAGACCGGTATTTCCAGGAGTCCAGTGAGCTGGCCAAGCTTGTACCCGAAGGTGTGGAAGGACAGGTGCCCTATAAGGGTTCTCTTGCCTCAATCATTCACCAGATGATCGGGGGTCTGCGTGCAGGAATGGGATTGTCGGGGTGTGCATCCATTGAGGAGCTTCGCACCCGTGCCCGGTTTATTCAGATCACCTTCGCAGGACTCAGGGAGTCTCATGTCCACGACGTTACCATTACGAAGGAATCTCCCAATTATCAATCGGAAAGCTGGCTTTCCGGAGGTAAAGACTGA
- a CDS encoding aminopeptidase P N-terminal domain-containing protein yields the protein MITHHHMERRDKVRAKMEDGDVLLLFATPEGHEMGGAPRFYQDRNFLYLSGFPEPDAALILIPGDSSPYKLFVRPRNPDLERWTGRRFGMEGARDVFGADEAFSFESLEEKLTELLFGKRRLFYRFGVRSEYDAMVLRVLTHLRRNQKPENNPGAVVDSGQILHPLRLIKTQDEIELTRKSVQIAMKAFASAIKETRVGMFEYQVEAMVEEIYRFEGGDGPSFPTIVAAGVNATYLHYVENSKQIEPGELFLLDSGCLYGGYASDLTRTFLPETQAPTPEQNAIYDAVLAIEQTMVDEVRPGISLYELNQICQRKVTSALVDLGILSGDIEEIVTSNRHKTFFPHRLGHWLGSDVHDAGSFGMEDPGLKLAPGMMLTIEPGIYIPEDAEGSAKPFAGIGVRIEDDVLVTAEGRENLSIDLPRDIVFTG from the coding sequence ATGATTACCCATCATCATATGGAACGCAGAGACAAGGTCAGGGCAAAGATGGAGGATGGCGATGTCCTTCTTCTCTTTGCCACACCTGAAGGCCACGAAATGGGAGGAGCCCCCCGCTTTTACCAGGACCGGAACTTCCTTTACCTGAGCGGTTTTCCAGAACCCGACGCCGCCCTGATCCTGATTCCCGGAGATTCCAGCCCGTACAAACTCTTTGTCCGCCCCAGAAATCCCGACCTGGAGCGATGGACGGGACGCCGCTTCGGAATGGAAGGTGCCCGTGATGTCTTTGGAGCCGATGAAGCCTTTTCCTTCGAATCTCTGGAAGAAAAGTTAACAGAGCTCCTCTTTGGAAAACGCCGTCTCTTTTACAGATTCGGCGTCCGTTCCGAGTATGACGCCATGGTGTTGCGTGTCCTGACCCATCTGCGAAGAAATCAGAAACCCGAGAACAATCCGGGGGCCGTTGTGGACAGCGGCCAAATCCTTCACCCCCTGCGCCTGATAAAAACTCAGGATGAAATCGAACTGACAAGGAAATCGGTCCAGATTGCCATGAAGGCCTTTGCTTCCGCCATAAAGGAGACAAGGGTCGGCATGTTCGAATATCAGGTGGAAGCCATGGTGGAGGAAATCTACCGGTTTGAGGGCGGCGACGGCCCCTCTTTTCCCACGATTGTGGCTGCCGGGGTCAATGCGACCTATCTTCACTATGTAGAGAACTCGAAGCAGATTGAACCCGGAGAACTCTTTCTTCTCGATTCCGGATGCCTGTACGGCGGATATGCTTCAGACCTTACACGGACCTTTCTTCCCGAAACCCAGGCCCCGACTCCTGAGCAGAATGCCATTTACGATGCAGTCCTTGCCATTGAGCAGACCATGGTGGACGAAGTCCGTCCCGGGATTTCTCTCTACGAGCTGAACCAGATCTGTCAGCGAAAGGTCACCTCTGCTCTCGTTGATCTGGGCATTCTTTCCGGAGATATTGAAGAGATTGTGACCTCCAACCGCCACAAGACCTTCTTTCCCCACCGGCTCGGTCACTGGCTGGGGTCCGACGTCCACGATGCCGGGTCCTTCGGAATGGAGGACCCCGGCCTGAAGCTCGCCCCGGGAATGATGCTGACGATTGAGCCGGGAATTTATATCCCGGAGGATGCGGAAGGTTCCGCAAAGCCCTTTGCCGGGATCGGTGTCCGCATCGAGGATGACGTGCTGGTCACGGCGGAGGGAAGGGAAAACCTCTCCATCGACCTCCCGAGGGATATCGTTTTTACCGGGTAA
- a CDS encoding cation diffusion facilitator family transporter, which translates to MESHVPSASPETGRDPGLKITVIGGIVNLVLTGIKFLAGIAGGSSVLVVDAIHSLSDLATDIVAFAGRRWALLPQDRDHPYGHGRIETLAALIMGLFLIGLAVYFAVDSVQKFLHPRAELPGYITLAAALISIISKEVLYRSTVRVGKEMHSGLIIANAWHHRSDALSSVVAFLGILFARLGTPAMDPLAALIVVLMVGHAGFAIFLDAFRNLADTMVEEALQEQIRASLSRVAGVRDFHDFRARRVGSEVWVDVHLQVPSEISVSEGHYIAERARRMVLQDIPEVREVLVHIDPEGGSDRGEPLMDRERLREEMNRALKGVIRLDTVEHVTIDYREGGIDLTLRLLQPAALTLGEADYLGERVRQCLLGLEGVRTVQVNYSPGSTP; encoded by the coding sequence ATGGAATCACATGTTCCTTCCGCGAGTCCTGAGACCGGCAGAGATCCCGGCCTGAAGATCACCGTAATCGGTGGTATCGTCAACCTGGTTCTGACCGGGATCAAATTCCTGGCAGGCATTGCGGGAGGCTCCTCCGTCCTCGTTGTCGATGCCATTCACTCTCTTTCCGATCTTGCTACCGATATCGTCGCATTTGCCGGACGGAGGTGGGCCCTCCTTCCTCAGGATCGAGACCACCCTTACGGGCATGGAAGGATTGAGACTCTTGCCGCCTTGATCATGGGACTCTTTCTCATTGGATTGGCTGTCTACTTTGCCGTCGATTCGGTTCAGAAATTTCTTCACCCCAGGGCGGAGTTGCCCGGATATATCACCCTGGCGGCCGCGTTGATTTCTATTATTTCAAAAGAAGTACTTTACCGTTCCACGGTTCGAGTCGGAAAAGAGATGCATTCCGGTCTCATTATTGCCAATGCCTGGCACCATCGATCTGATGCCCTTTCCTCCGTGGTGGCCTTTCTGGGAATCTTATTCGCCCGGCTCGGAACACCGGCCATGGATCCTCTGGCGGCCCTGATCGTGGTTCTCATGGTGGGTCACGCAGGCTTTGCCATCTTTCTTGATGCCTTTCGCAACCTTGCCGATACCATGGTGGAGGAAGCCCTGCAGGAGCAGATCCGGGCATCCCTCTCCCGCGTGGCGGGGGTCAGGGATTTTCACGATTTTCGCGCACGCCGGGTCGGGAGCGAAGTCTGGGTCGATGTTCATCTGCAGGTCCCTTCCGAGATTTCCGTGTCCGAAGGGCACTACATTGCAGAACGTGCGCGAAGAATGGTTCTTCAGGATATTCCTGAAGTGAGGGAAGTTCTGGTTCATATCGACCCCGAAGGAGGGAGCGACAGAGGGGAACCGCTCATGGACCGGGAAAGGCTCCGTGAGGAAATGAATCGGGCCCTGAAAGGTGTTATCAGGTTAGATACGGTGGAACATGTTACGATCGACTATCGAGAAGGCGGCATCGACCTTACCCTGAGGCTCCTTCAGCCTGCGGCCTTGACGCTGGGAGAAGCGGATTACCTGGGGGAGAGGGTTCGGCAGTGTCTGCTCGGCCTGGAAGGTGTCCGAACCGTTCAGGTCAACTATAGCCCGGGGAGTACGCCTTGA
- a CDS encoding secondary thiamine-phosphate synthase enzyme YjbQ — MKSYRKELWFHIPERRGFVNITGEVEACLRESGVTEGLVLVNAMHITASVFINDDEPGLHGDFDTWLEQLAPHEPVSLYRHNRTGEDNGDAHLKRTIMGREVVVAITRGALDFGPWEQIFYGEFDGDRKKRVLVKIIGEG, encoded by the coding sequence ATGAAATCCTATCGAAAAGAACTCTGGTTTCATATTCCGGAACGCAGGGGCTTTGTGAACATCACCGGGGAAGTGGAAGCCTGTTTGAGAGAGAGCGGAGTGACAGAGGGGCTGGTGCTGGTCAACGCCATGCATATCACGGCATCGGTATTCATCAACGATGACGAGCCTGGCCTTCACGGAGATTTTGACACATGGCTGGAACAACTGGCTCCCCATGAGCCCGTTTCCCTGTATCGGCACAATCGGACGGGTGAAGATAATGGGGATGCCCATTTGAAACGGACCATCATGGGTAGAGAGGTGGTTGTGGCGATCACCCGGGGAGCTCTGGATTTCGGCCCGTGGGAACAGATCTTCTACGGAGAATTTGACGGAGACCGGAAGAAACGGGTCCTGGTCAAGATTATTGGAGAGGGATAA
- a CDS encoding M23 family metallopeptidase translates to MERLTIIFVPHERAKFRKIRVALPLLWLFITGFVLVFAASIYLTFQFFHAKVHQTAMRQLQTKNLELTEKIAYYEDHLSHIERQMKAIERKTQSLALMSDFETGGSSEGVGGIGGLEARPVERGDGIILWQNRLLKSLDKMADLQVENAKLLATTPTIAPVQGVPTTGFGMRTDPFTGKPEFHTALDISTARGEEVVAPGDGLVVSVGYDGGYGNVVKVSHGRGMVTLFAHLSRTSVLVGQKVRRGETLGFVGSTGRSTGPHLHYEVQLNGKPVDPAAYILDSL, encoded by the coding sequence GTGGAAAGGTTGACGATTATCTTCGTTCCCCACGAGCGGGCGAAGTTCAGAAAGATACGTGTTGCACTCCCCCTTCTCTGGCTCTTTATTACGGGCTTCGTGTTGGTATTTGCGGCCAGTATCTATTTGACGTTTCAATTTTTTCACGCAAAGGTGCACCAGACCGCCATGCGTCAGTTGCAGACCAAGAACCTTGAGCTGACGGAAAAGATCGCCTACTACGAAGACCACCTCTCTCATATCGAACGACAGATGAAGGCCATTGAACGGAAGACGCAATCCCTCGCTCTCATGAGTGACTTTGAAACCGGGGGATCAAGTGAAGGGGTGGGAGGTATCGGAGGACTGGAAGCACGGCCTGTCGAACGGGGAGATGGAATTATTCTCTGGCAGAACCGGCTTCTCAAATCCCTCGATAAGATGGCGGATCTTCAGGTCGAGAATGCCAAGCTTCTCGCCACAACACCCACCATTGCGCCTGTTCAGGGAGTTCCGACAACAGGGTTCGGCATGCGGACCGATCCTTTCACGGGAAAACCTGAATTCCATACGGCTCTGGATATTTCCACGGCCCGGGGAGAAGAAGTGGTTGCTCCTGGAGATGGTCTCGTTGTTTCTGTCGGCTATGATGGTGGATATGGAAATGTCGTTAAGGTATCCCACGGGCGCGGAATGGTAACCCTCTTCGCTCATCTTTCCAGAACTTCGGTTCTTGTGGGGCAGAAGGTCCGACGTGGTGAGACCCTGGGGTTTGTGGGCTCCACAGGCAGAAGCACGGGCCCGCACCTCCATTACGAAGTTCAACTTAACGGGAAACCAGTCGACCCCGCGGCCTATATCTTAGATTCTCTGTAG